In the Helianthus annuus cultivar XRQ/B chromosome 11, HanXRQr2.0-SUNRISE, whole genome shotgun sequence genome, one interval contains:
- the LOC110890055 gene encoding farnesyl diphosphate synthase 2: MIAVNDGALLSNHVRRILKKNFHGKAYYAHLLDLFNEVELQTIYGQMIDATTTTLVGEKDLSKYTLFLKWRILQYKSSYYSFYLPVACALLLLGENPDDYVQMKDILVEMGIYYQIQNDYLDTFGDHNTVGKIGTDIEERKCSWLVAKALELASEEQKQILYENYGKKDQACVEKVKELYHTLNLQGVYEEYEKMTHEEFMKLIESHPSNVYKQC, encoded by the exons ATGATTGCTGTAAATGATGGTGCTCTTCTTTCCAACCATGTCCGTCGAATCCTAAAGAAAAATTTCCATGGAAAGGCTTATTATGCGCATCTATTAGACCTCTTCAACGAG GTAGAGCTTCAAACGATTTATGGACAAATGATTGATGCGACCACTACTACACTTGTTGGAGAGAAAGATCTCTCAAAATATACTTTGTTTCT TAAATGGCGGATTCTTCAGTACAAAAGTTCTTATTATTCATTTTACCTTCCA GTTGCATGTGCCCTCCTTTTGTTGGGAGAAAATCCGGATGATTATGTTCAAATGAAAGACATCCTTGTTGAAATGGGTATATATTATCAAATCCAG AATGATTATCTAGACACTTTTGGTGACCATAACACGGTTGGAAAG ATTGGAACTGATATTGAAGAACGCAAGTGTTCGTGGTTGGTTGCTAAAGCACTCGAACTCGCTAGTGAGGAACAAAAGCAAATTCTATAC GAAAACTATGGGAAAAAGGACCAAGCCTGTGTAGAAAAAGTCAAGGAACTATATCATACTCTTAACCTTCAG GGCGTGTATGAAGAATATGAGAAAATGACCCATGAGGAGTTCATGAAGTTAATTGAATCTCACCCAAGCAATGTATACAAGCAGTGTTGA